TGCACATGGAGTCGATCAACCACTGCGTCGTGCGCCGGGCCGATCTGGCCGCGGCGCTCGAACGGGCCGGCCTCACGCCCCGCGTGGCGATTCCGGGGGACGGCGAGCACGTGCCGGCGGGGCCGCCCCGCCCCGCGCAACCACGGCCGCGCCGCCCCGCGAAGTCGGGGTAGGCGTCAGGCGTCCCGCGGACGGCCCATCTCGTCCGCGAAGCGGGTCATGATGCCGGCGGCGCCGAGGAAAATCACCGCGCCGGCGTAGAACGCCGGCTCCAGGCGCTGCGCGGTGCTGACCGCGCCGAAGATCAGCGGGCTCACGATCGTCGACACGCGCTGCACGCTCTGCCGGATCCCGAGCGCCACGCCCCAAAACTCCGCGGTCACGCATTCCACGAGGAGGCTCATGGTGAGGGGCTGCGTGAAGCCCACGCTCGAGCCCATGAGAATGGAGACGCCGATGAGCGCCCAGAAGGTGTGCGTCAGCGGCGCGAGCACAAACCCGGCGGCCGCGACGAGCATCGAGATCAGCAGCGCCCGGCCGCTGCCGAGGATCGCCACGCCGGCCGAGAGCAGCGAGCGGACGGCCATGGTCGCGGTGCTGACCGCCGCCACGAGGATCCCGATCAGCGGCGCCGCCATGCCGATCTGATGCAGGTAGAGAGGATAGAACGTGTTCTGCAGCTGCTGCGCGCAGACCATCATCCCCGAGACGAACAGCACCGCGCCGACGCCCCGCTCGCGGAGAATCGTCCCGACGAGGCGGTGCGCCGCCGCCAGCGGCACGGCATGCCGCGTCGGCGCCGGCACCCCGCGCAGCCCGGCCACGGCCACCAGGCACGGCAGCATCAGGATCCACAGCCCGGAGAAGGCGCCCCGATAGCCGAATCGCGCCGCGATGAACCCGCCGGCGATGGGCCCCACCACGGCGCCCGCGGAGTTCCAGAGCGAGTAGTATCCGTAGTTGCGGATCCGGGTGTCGTCCGTACTCGCCGCGGCGACGATGGCCTGGGCCGCGACGGCAAATCCGATGTTGGCGATCGTCATCAGCCCGTACCCGACCCCCGCGGCCGGAATGCCGCGCAGGGTGGCGAGGATGATGCCGCCGGCGCCGAACAGCACCACCGAGGCGCCGTAGACGCCGACCGGTCCCCGCTCGTCGACCAGCGCGCCGGCGTGGATGGAAACGGCGAGCGGCACGATTCCGGCGAGTCCGACGACCGTGCCCACGACGCCCGTGGACGCGCCCTGCGAGACGAGGTAGAGGGGGAAGAACGGGATCGCGACGTACCAGGCGCCGTTCGAGAGAAACTGGAGCGTGTTGTTGAGCCGGAGGGCAGTCCGGGGATCGCCGACGGTCCCGCCGCCGTGCGGGCCCCTCGTGGAAGATTCCTGTGCAATCCCCATCGCGTTCTCCGTGGCCTTTCTCTGAGACCGCGGCGGGACCCTGCGATTGTCTTCCCGGGGCCGCAAATGGGCATGACGTACAAGGACGGATGCCCAGAAGGTCCCGGAAGGGAGCGGCGAAGAGCCCCGATGGAGTTCGACTCTTTCGAGTATAAGTTCTCCGCCGACGGCGCCGGCCGGGCCCGGCGCATCGCGTCGATGCTGGCCGAGCAAGGGTACCACAGCCTGCAGCGGGATGCGCTCGACCTCCTGCGGCGGTATCTTCCGAACGCGACTCCCGAGGGCCACGCCGACGAACCCCCGGCGGGCGCCCGGACCGTCGACGTGCTCGTCCCGGCGACCGATCGCACGGCGCGCATTCTGGTGTGCGAACGGCCCGGCGCCGACAGCGGAATCACGGTCACGGTGGTCGCCGTCGGCCGGACGCCGGAGGAGGCGAACCGCGGCCGCACCGCGGCAAAACTCGCGCTCGACTCGAAAGGCAGCGGCGACACCAGTCTGGCCGGACATCTCGCCGCCGACAACGGCCGCGTCCGTCAGCCCCGGTTCCGCGAGGAGTGGGCGCGTGCCCTCGGTCTCGTGCAGGCGGGCTCGCAGGAGCCGGCCGGATCTCCGCCGCGGCCGCTCGCATCGTCGCAGGCGCTGTTCGCCCTGCAGGGCGCGCAGACGATCCTCGGCCGCCCGTCGCTGCTGCGGTCCAAGCTTGGCACTAACGGCGTGCGCGCGTTCGATCCCTCACAGCTGGAGGGACTCTCGACCGAAGGCCTGATCGACCGCAGCTTCGTGCTGATGTGCCGCGAGAGCGGCCAGATCGTCGGGGTCGGCAAGGACGCGGCGGAGGTGCAGGCGGCAATGCAGTTGTCGCTCCGCTGCCCGCACTGCCGCCGGCCGCTCAGCGAAGAGACCCAGGACGTGCTGTACAGTCTGAGCCCGCAGGGCGAAGAGTTCATCAAGAGCACGCGGTGGATACGGGACGCGGTGGAATCCTCGCTGCGCCGGCGGAACTGCGACGCCGTCGTCTTGTCCGACGCGCCGAACAG
The bacterium DNA segment above includes these coding regions:
- a CDS encoding MFS transporter — encoded protein: MGIAQESSTRGPHGGGTVGDPRTALRLNNTLQFLSNGAWYVAIPFFPLYLVSQGASTGVVGTVVGLAGIVPLAVSIHAGALVDERGPVGVYGASVVLFGAGGIILATLRGIPAAGVGYGLMTIANIGFAVAAQAIVAAASTDDTRIRNYGYYSLWNSAGAVVGPIAGGFIAARFGYRGAFSGLWILMLPCLVAVAGLRGVPAPTRHAVPLAAAHRLVGTILRERGVGAVLFVSGMMVCAQQLQNTFYPLYLHQIGMAAPLIGILVAAVSTATMAVRSLLSAGVAILGSGRALLISMLVAAAGFVLAPLTHTFWALIGVSILMGSSVGFTQPLTMSLLVECVTAEFWGVALGIRQSVQRVSTIVSPLIFGAVSTAQRLEPAFYAGAVIFLGAAGIMTRFADEMGRPRDA